The following proteins come from a genomic window of Ilumatobacter coccineus YM16-304:
- the uvrB gene encoding excinuclease ABC subunit UvrB, with protein MTDTVDAAVDGGTTPVAPGKIEQDLSLLGGDIQAENYGADGDQVFKVVSEFEPAGHQPQAIEALAKGVEDGERFQTLLGITGSGKSATIAWTIEKTQRPTLILAPNKSLAAQLAQEMKEFFPNNRVEYFVSYYDYYQPEAYIPSSDTFIEKDSSVNDDIDRLRHSATAALLTRRDTIVVASVSCIYGMGNPEEYRGHLLDLNVGIDYDMRSILRRLVDMQYDRNDMTLGRGNFRVRGDTIEVHPAYEENVLRIEMFGDTIERITTIDPLTGEQLRDLPRAYVFPATHYATSAERLQTAMSKIEHELQVRLKEFEDNDQLLEAQRLRMRTQYDLEMMSEVGYCNGIENYSMHMDGREYGEPPFTLLDYFPDDFLLVIDESHVAVPQLHGQYAGDRSRKDMLIDHGFRLPSARDNRPLTFEEVLERINQGIFLSATPSEYELRVSTKVVEQVVRPTGLIDPEVIVKPTKGQIDDLMEMVNGRIANGDRVLVTTLTKKMAEDLTDYLLEQGLRVRYLHSNIDTIQRIEILRGLRLGEFDVLVGINLLREGLDLPEVSLVCILDADKEGFLRSETSLIQMIGRAARNVAGQVVMYADKMTPSMTAAIEETQRRRDLQIAYNTEHGIDPTTIRKAVGDILEMLHGTSGKTPVPGQDRRRQRERDKVTEELKNLPQQELQRLIQTLEEEMHAASADLKFEYAAKLRDEINDLRRQITDAG; from the coding sequence ATGACCGACACTGTTGACGCTGCGGTCGACGGGGGCACCACACCCGTCGCGCCCGGCAAGATCGAGCAAGACCTCTCGTTGCTCGGCGGCGACATCCAAGCCGAGAACTACGGCGCCGACGGCGACCAGGTGTTCAAGGTCGTGTCCGAGTTCGAACCCGCCGGGCATCAGCCCCAAGCGATCGAGGCGCTCGCCAAAGGCGTCGAAGACGGCGAGCGATTCCAGACGCTGCTGGGCATCACCGGGTCCGGCAAGTCGGCCACCATCGCCTGGACGATCGAGAAGACCCAGCGGCCGACGCTGATCCTGGCGCCCAACAAGTCGCTCGCCGCGCAGCTCGCGCAGGAGATGAAGGAGTTCTTCCCGAACAACCGGGTCGAGTACTTCGTGTCGTACTACGACTACTACCAGCCAGAGGCGTACATCCCGTCGAGCGACACCTTCATCGAGAAGGACAGCTCGGTCAACGACGACATCGACCGACTTCGCCACTCCGCCACCGCAGCGCTGCTCACGCGACGCGACACCATCGTGGTGGCGTCGGTCTCGTGCATCTACGGCATGGGCAACCCGGAGGAGTACCGGGGCCACCTGCTCGACCTCAACGTCGGCATCGACTACGACATGCGATCGATCCTGCGCCGACTGGTCGACATGCAGTACGACCGCAACGACATGACCCTCGGACGCGGCAACTTTCGCGTGCGAGGCGACACCATCGAAGTGCACCCGGCGTACGAAGAGAACGTGCTGCGCATCGAGATGTTCGGCGACACGATCGAGCGGATCACCACGATCGACCCGCTCACCGGCGAACAACTCCGCGACCTGCCACGTGCCTACGTCTTCCCGGCCACTCACTACGCCACCAGCGCCGAGCGCCTGCAGACAGCGATGAGCAAGATCGAACACGAGCTGCAGGTCCGCCTCAAGGAGTTCGAAGACAACGATCAACTGCTCGAAGCGCAACGCCTGCGCATGCGCACCCAGTACGACCTCGAGATGATGAGCGAGGTCGGCTACTGCAACGGCATCGAGAACTACTCGATGCACATGGACGGTCGTGAGTACGGCGAACCGCCGTTCACCCTGCTCGACTACTTCCCCGACGACTTCCTGCTCGTCATCGACGAGAGCCACGTGGCGGTGCCGCAGCTGCACGGCCAGTACGCCGGCGACCGCAGCCGCAAAGACATGCTGATCGATCACGGCTTCCGCTTGCCGTCGGCGCGCGACAACCGCCCGCTCACGTTCGAAGAGGTGCTCGAGCGGATCAACCAGGGGATCTTCCTGTCGGCCACGCCATCCGAGTACGAACTCCGCGTGTCGACCAAGGTCGTCGAACAGGTGGTGCGACCGACGGGCCTCATCGACCCCGAGGTCATCGTCAAGCCCACCAAGGGACAGATCGACGACCTCATGGAGATGGTCAACGGTCGCATCGCCAACGGTGATCGTGTTCTGGTCACGACGCTCACGAAGAAGATGGCCGAAGACCTCACCGACTACCTGCTCGAGCAGGGGCTGCGGGTCCGCTATCTGCACTCGAACATCGACACGATCCAGCGCATCGAGATCCTCCGCGGACTCAGGCTCGGGGAGTTCGACGTGCTCGTCGGCATCAACCTGTTGCGAGAGGGTCTCGACCTGCCCGAGGTGTCGTTGGTGTGCATCCTCGACGCCGACAAGGAAGGATTCCTGCGGTCCGAGACCTCGCTCATCCAGATGATCGGCCGAGCGGCTCGCAACGTGGCCGGACAGGTGGTGATGTACGCCGACAAGATGACGCCGTCGATGACGGCAGCCATCGAGGAAACGCAACGGCGTCGCGACTTGCAGATCGCCTACAACACCGAGCACGGCATCGACCCGACCACCATCCGCAAGGCGGTGGGAGACATCTTGGAGATGCTGCACGGCACGAGTGGCAAGACGCCGGTGCCGGGCCAAGACCGCCGTCGCCAGCGCGAACGCGACAAGGTCACCGAAGAGCTCAAGAACCTGCCGCAGCAGGAGCTGCAACGTCTCATCCAGACCTTGGAAGAGGAGATGCACGCGGCATCGGCCGACTTGAAGTTCGAGTACGCAGCCAAGCTGCGTGACGAGATCAACGACCTCCGACGCCAGATCACCGACGCCGGTTGA
- a CDS encoding right-handed parallel beta-helix repeat-containing protein, translating into MKKLSKSVAAFAVAAAGLAIPTAINTPIASADAVGSDFESFALGSVDGQDGWEISGPYDVEVVDASATHPSLGNRSLRISNAVTSGGFGDQTFSKPLTEEAGETDAENGGKSTGPRQTSFEAEWSFASAAPGAEQPGLSVVVSPDRGDGGRMGWLGMTDTPTGLEVSYYGYDTTLGGTCADLDNFVFTTVATGLDRTAVHTARLRMGFNDGVDNDVVEVFVDGTLVHTGKSWEDYFRNCEPPEPRTVDSLLFRVSGTAAPATSGFGFLIDDVSLESSSPPPCTTDCYVDAATGSDVNGGTGPADALRTIQTAIDRVDPNGNVIVAAGTYPVPDGLDVDKPLTLDGAGSDVVTIDASAHASYSVAVTADDVTLEGFTLTGNPAGTYGLKISSSSPTRLSNITVDDVVVNNSKRTGIDLNGVDGGLITNVEVHDVPSGNGLSATDSNDIVFENVTTSNNAWGGLAIYTYGRYYSIGSNNVTIQGTNSFGEANPVYVETGNYNDPGNPAPVTNLTVNGFDYTVANDDHRAGGELFTFYQNTRSEAIEFALALTNPESSYVNEVATGDFWVGTIGFDDMTIQAAVDHAEPGDTIRVLPGTYQGNVVVDEHVKIIGSGSGSSEASNTVLQKSANEALVTIQASGQSAADPLLFQDLRLEPVGEYGFNVNGPAPVQFVEFDNVKVIGTNSGAAYEAEVGLKVSTNASLSDVVITDSAFDDLVYGWYFAKHGDWGPGGSNVSNVQVTDTSFSNNEVKGIYVEKLSDTTFDNVTVVNNGLDTTFYNAKWNSGFDINLKGEETYQNITIVNSTFDRNGLGVEEGTGLTIKARDDGGTYGAHPAELTGVTITGNDITGNERGIRFGEPGKNNATPTDVIVSGNNITGNVVAGVINETLSQTNAIENWWGDASGPSGEGPGTGDSVSLNVSVCPWLDGPAGTGNLVLDDCPGANELDVVNTVDWNGVTPDAAQTFEICIEGPSHVVADCQLAGSSTETLTWSDLYHGDYTVTQTDPGTEWTVDITGSPVTVADGVPSTPANVTNTHDPAEGEGPTPDAPPTFPATPDDISVVTEPGASSATVEYPLPEAADDDTETLPTVVCTPASGTEFPVGDNTVTCTATDSADQTAETTFTISVSPYSDLIAVDPARFLDTRGTGSNVTIDGIAQGEGPVPAGTSITIPVAERGDVTADAVGAMVNIAAINPSGNGYVTLYPCTDEVPTAASLNFEAGVSISNATFVELSDDGDVCAFASNTTGLALDVVGYMPVTSRIDFVAPARLLETRIGEGLTTIDGRSQGDGAITAGNTIEVQVAGRAGVADDAVAAMVNVAAVNPTDTGYITLFPCDSEQPVAASLNYTAGTNISNTTLVALSSDGVLCVFSEDATDLTIDVIGYASPGTDVGTLNPSRLLETRTGTGQVTVDGIAQGDGQVDAGHFISVPIAGRSDVPDDAIAVVVNLAAINPAAVGYATLYPCTETPPVAASLNYRAGVNISNATLVDLSDDGDVCLFTSATAHYTIDVLSFVTATSVDA; encoded by the coding sequence ATGAAGAAACTCAGTAAATCCGTCGCGGCATTCGCCGTGGCGGCTGCCGGACTGGCCATACCAACGGCCATCAACACCCCGATCGCCTCGGCCGACGCAGTCGGCAGCGACTTCGAATCGTTCGCCCTCGGCTCGGTCGACGGACAAGACGGATGGGAGATCAGCGGGCCGTATGACGTCGAAGTCGTCGACGCCAGCGCGACACACCCGTCGCTCGGCAATCGCAGCCTCCGGATCTCCAACGCCGTAACGAGCGGTGGGTTCGGAGACCAGACGTTCTCCAAGCCGCTCACCGAAGAGGCAGGCGAGACCGACGCCGAAAACGGCGGCAAGTCGACCGGTCCGCGCCAGACGAGCTTCGAAGCCGAGTGGAGCTTCGCCTCGGCCGCCCCCGGTGCAGAACAGCCCGGACTCTCCGTCGTCGTCAGCCCCGATCGCGGCGATGGCGGCCGGATGGGTTGGCTCGGCATGACCGACACGCCGACCGGCCTCGAAGTCAGCTACTACGGCTACGACACCACACTCGGCGGCACCTGCGCCGACCTCGACAACTTTGTCTTCACGACCGTCGCGACGGGGCTCGATCGCACCGCTGTGCACACCGCTCGTCTCCGTATGGGCTTCAACGACGGCGTCGACAACGACGTCGTCGAGGTCTTCGTCGACGGAACTCTGGTGCACACCGGGAAGTCGTGGGAGGACTACTTCCGCAACTGTGAACCCCCGGAGCCTCGGACGGTCGACTCGCTGCTCTTCCGCGTGTCCGGGACAGCCGCCCCGGCCACCTCGGGGTTCGGTTTCCTGATCGACGACGTGAGCCTCGAATCCAGCTCGCCACCACCGTGCACCACCGACTGCTACGTCGATGCTGCGACGGGCAGTGACGTGAATGGTGGTACCGGCCCGGCCGATGCACTGCGCACGATCCAGACCGCCATCGATCGCGTCGACCCGAACGGCAACGTCATCGTCGCCGCAGGCACCTACCCGGTGCCCGACGGTCTCGACGTCGACAAGCCGCTCACGCTCGATGGCGCCGGCTCCGACGTCGTCACCATCGACGCGAGCGCTCACGCCAGCTACAGCGTCGCGGTCACCGCCGACGACGTCACGCTCGAAGGCTTCACCCTCACCGGCAACCCGGCCGGCACGTACGGCTTGAAGATCTCGTCGTCGTCCCCGACCCGACTCTCCAACATCACCGTCGACGACGTCGTGGTGAACAACAGCAAGCGCACCGGTATCGACCTCAACGGCGTCGACGGCGGCCTCATCACGAACGTCGAAGTCCATGACGTCCCGAGCGGCAACGGTCTCTCGGCGACCGACTCGAACGACATCGTGTTCGAGAACGTCACGACCAGCAACAACGCCTGGGGCGGCCTCGCCATCTACACCTATGGCCGCTACTACTCGATCGGCTCGAACAACGTCACGATCCAGGGCACGAACAGCTTCGGCGAGGCCAACCCGGTCTACGTCGAGACCGGCAACTACAACGATCCGGGTAACCCGGCACCGGTCACGAACCTCACCGTCAACGGTTTCGACTACACGGTGGCGAACGACGATCACCGCGCCGGCGGCGAACTGTTCACCTTCTACCAGAACACGCGCAGCGAGGCGATCGAGTTCGCCCTCGCGCTGACGAACCCTGAGTCGTCGTACGTCAACGAAGTGGCCACCGGCGACTTCTGGGTCGGCACGATCGGCTTCGACGACATGACGATCCAGGCAGCGGTCGACCACGCCGAACCCGGCGACACGATTCGCGTGCTGCCCGGCACCTACCAGGGCAACGTCGTGGTCGACGAACACGTCAAGATCATCGGCTCCGGCAGCGGATCCAGCGAGGCCAGCAACACCGTCCTGCAGAAGAGCGCGAACGAGGCGCTCGTCACGATCCAGGCGTCGGGTCAGTCCGCCGCTGATCCGCTGCTGTTCCAAGACCTCCGCCTCGAGCCCGTCGGCGAGTACGGCTTCAACGTCAACGGTCCGGCTCCGGTCCAGTTCGTCGAGTTCGACAACGTCAAGGTGATCGGCACCAACTCCGGTGCCGCCTACGAAGCCGAGGTCGGCCTCAAGGTCTCGACCAACGCCTCGCTGTCCGACGTCGTCATCACCGATTCGGCGTTCGACGACCTCGTCTACGGCTGGTACTTCGCCAAGCACGGCGACTGGGGTCCGGGCGGCAGCAACGTGAGCAACGTGCAGGTCACCGACACCTCGTTCAGCAACAACGAAGTCAAGGGCATCTACGTCGAGAAGCTCTCCGACACCACCTTCGACAACGTCACGGTGGTCAACAACGGACTCGACACGACGTTCTACAACGCCAAGTGGAACTCCGGCTTCGACATCAACCTGAAGGGCGAGGAGACCTACCAGAACATCACGATCGTCAACTCGACATTCGACCGCAACGGTCTCGGTGTCGAGGAAGGCACGGGCCTCACCATCAAGGCTCGTGACGACGGCGGCACGTACGGTGCACACCCTGCCGAACTGACCGGAGTCACGATCACCGGCAACGACATCACCGGCAACGAGCGAGGGATTCGGTTCGGTGAGCCGGGCAAGAACAACGCCACGCCCACCGACGTCATCGTGTCGGGTAACAACATCACCGGCAACGTGGTCGCCGGCGTCATCAACGAAACCCTCAGCCAGACCAACGCCATCGAGAACTGGTGGGGCGATGCGTCCGGCCCGAGCGGCGAAGGCCCCGGCACCGGCGACTCCGTGTCGCTGAACGTCTCGGTCTGCCCGTGGCTCGACGGCCCCGCCGGCACCGGCAACCTCGTCCTCGACGACTGCCCCGGCGCCAACGAACTCGACGTGGTCAACACGGTCGACTGGAACGGCGTCACCCCCGACGCAGCTCAGACATTCGAGATCTGCATCGAAGGCCCGAGCCACGTGGTGGCCGACTGCCAGCTCGCTGGCTCCTCGACCGAAACGCTCACCTGGAGCGATCTGTACCACGGCGACTACACCGTGACGCAGACCGATCCGGGCACCGAGTGGACCGTCGACATCACCGGTTCGCCGGTCACCGTCGCCGACGGTGTGCCGAGCACCCCGGCCAACGTGACCAACACGCACGACCCCGCCGAGGGCGAAGGGCCCACGCCCGACGCTCCCCCGACGTTCCCGGCAACACCGGACGACATCTCGGTGGTCACCGAACCGGGCGCCAGTAGCGCCACCGTCGAGTACCCGCTTCCCGAAGCAGCCGACGACGACACGGAGACTCTCCCGACCGTCGTCTGCACCCCGGCTTCCGGAACCGAGTTCCCCGTCGGTGACAACACCGTCACCTGTACGGCCACCGACTCTGCCGATCAGACCGCGGAAACGACGTTCACCATCTCGGTGAGCCCGTACAGCGACCTGATCGCCGTCGACCCGGCCCGATTCCTCGACACCCGTGGAACCGGAAGCAACGTCACCATCGACGGCATCGCCCAGGGCGAAGGTCCGGTTCCGGCAGGTACCTCGATCACCATTCCGGTGGCCGAGCGCGGTGACGTCACCGCCGATGCGGTCGGTGCAATGGTCAACATCGCAGCGATCAACCCGAGCGGCAACGGATACGTCACCCTGTACCCGTGTACCGACGAGGTGCCCACGGCGGCATCGCTCAACTTCGAAGCGGGAGTCTCCATCTCCAACGCGACGTTCGTCGAGCTGTCCGACGACGGCGACGTGTGTGCGTTCGCGTCGAACACGACGGGCTTGGCGCTCGACGTCGTCGGCTACATGCCGGTGACGAGTCGCATCGACTTCGTCGCCCCGGCTCGACTGCTCGAGACGCGAATCGGCGAGGGTCTCACCACCATCGACGGTCGCTCGCAGGGCGACGGAGCCATCACCGCCGGCAACACCATCGAGGTGCAGGTCGCCGGTCGCGCCGGCGTCGCCGACGACGCCGTGGCCGCCATGGTCAACGTGGCGGCGGTCAACCCGACCGACACCGGGTACATCACCCTCTTCCCGTGTGACTCCGAGCAGCCGGTTGCGGCATCGCTCAACTACACGGCGGGAACGAACATCTCCAACACCACGCTCGTCGCACTGTCGAGCGATGGCGTGCTGTGTGTGTTCTCCGAGGATGCGACCGACCTGACCATCGACGTCATCGGCTACGCCTCACCCGGCACCGATGTCGGCACCCTCAACCCGAGCCGCCTGCTCGAGACCCGTACCGGCACCGGCCAGGTGACCGTCGACGGGATCGCTCAGGGTGACGGCCAAGTGGATGCGGGTCACTTCATCTCCGTGCCGATCGCCGGGCGCAGCGATGTTCCGGACGACGCCATCGCCGTCGTCGTCAACCTCGCAGCGATCAACCCCGCTGCGGTCGGATACGCCACGCTGTACCCGTGCACCGAGACGCCGCCCGTGGCTGCGTCGCTCAACTACCGGGCGGGCGTCAACATCTCGAACGCCACCCTGGTCGATCTGTCCGACGACGGTGACGTGTGCTTGTTCACGTCGGCGACGGCGCACTACACGATCGACGTGCTGAGCTTCGTCACCGCCACGAGCGTCGACGCATGA
- a CDS encoding LOG family protein produces the protein MRELHDLAEFDRFVETTERLDGVIVQGVDLSERLDVITSLSCVGATFLGCRLTGEALEHVIGSGAVVFPRLPDLPFDPYRPRLYGQGELLDGWIPGDPRSFDEDALDSKIYRWASRHDKGSNIPVLDALAQRLHDHAIDDALGEHLDGHPDVVAVMGGHSMTRTDPAFRTVAELGRAMSREGWHVATGGGPGAMEAANLGAWLSPYPDEALDAALTLLAIETDFHQADPYLRAGQSVLDAFPDGAASLAVPTWFYGHEPTNQFATLVGKYFANSIREDGLLAIATRGVVFSPGAAGTTQEVFQDATQNHYAVFGNVSPMVFLDSGFWRDDLPAEPLLRKLAGDRPYAALIGVADDAAEAMEFLVAHPPQNV, from the coding sequence ATGCGCGAGCTGCACGATCTGGCCGAGTTCGACCGGTTCGTCGAGACGACGGAGCGTCTCGACGGCGTCATCGTTCAAGGGGTCGACCTGTCGGAACGACTCGACGTGATCACGTCGTTGAGCTGCGTCGGAGCGACCTTCCTCGGTTGTCGGCTGACCGGGGAAGCGCTCGAGCACGTGATCGGAAGCGGTGCCGTCGTGTTCCCCCGATTGCCCGACCTGCCGTTCGATCCCTATCGCCCGCGCCTCTACGGACAGGGTGAACTGCTCGATGGTTGGATCCCGGGCGACCCGCGCTCGTTCGACGAGGACGCGCTCGATTCGAAGATCTATCGCTGGGCCTCACGACACGACAAGGGGTCGAACATTCCGGTGCTCGACGCACTAGCGCAACGCCTCCACGATCACGCGATCGACGACGCATTGGGTGAACACCTGGATGGCCATCCTGACGTGGTGGCAGTGATGGGCGGCCACTCGATGACGCGGACCGACCCGGCGTTCCGAACCGTTGCCGAGCTCGGGCGAGCGATGTCGCGCGAAGGATGGCATGTGGCGACCGGCGGCGGCCCCGGCGCGATGGAAGCCGCCAACCTCGGTGCATGGCTCTCGCCGTACCCCGACGAAGCGCTCGACGCCGCGCTCACGCTGCTTGCCATCGAGACCGACTTCCACCAGGCCGACCCGTACTTGCGCGCCGGGCAGTCGGTGCTCGACGCGTTCCCCGACGGAGCAGCCAGCCTGGCCGTGCCCACGTGGTTCTACGGACACGAGCCGACGAACCAGTTCGCCACGCTCGTCGGCAAGTACTTCGCCAACTCGATCCGCGAGGACGGTCTTCTGGCGATCGCCACGCGAGGCGTCGTGTTCTCGCCCGGTGCCGCAGGGACGACGCAGGAAGTGTTCCAGGACGCGACACAGAACCACTATGCGGTCTTCGGCAACGTGAGTCCGATGGTCTTCCTCGACAGTGGCTTCTGGCGAGATGACCTGCCGGCCGAACCACTGCTCCGCAAGCTCGCCGGTGATCGCCCGTACGCAGCCCTCATCGGCGTGGCCGACGATGCGGCCGAGGCGATGGAGTTCCTGGTCGCCCACCCGCCACAGAACGTCTGA
- a CDS encoding GGDEF domain-containing protein, with translation MGYELSGFQQRLALWQRRSGTAKVVLVSTAFSCVVSCLLCYSLIFGVYGIDEALDTYNLVLILPFLIPLIVAPLVSVQFATALGTASTVIDELSAARQDLEQLARRDPLTGLLNRRGFFDAMRDLHPTDASSLSIAIVDVDRFKLVNDTFGHATGDELLRQVAERLQHAAGPRAVVARIGGDEFAAAVFDPTAPDELRASLGDVAFAAPDGSTARARCSVGLALHSPAASIDATLGRADADLYREKSHAPTTRSGERLDGRARS, from the coding sequence GTGGGGTACGAGCTCTCAGGATTCCAGCAGCGACTCGCGCTGTGGCAACGCCGAAGCGGCACCGCCAAGGTCGTGCTCGTCTCGACCGCGTTCTCGTGCGTCGTCTCGTGCCTGCTCTGCTACTCGCTGATCTTCGGCGTCTACGGCATCGACGAAGCGCTCGACACCTACAACCTGGTGCTCATCCTCCCGTTCCTGATCCCGCTGATCGTCGCACCGCTGGTCAGCGTGCAGTTCGCCACGGCGCTCGGCACCGCATCGACGGTGATCGACGAACTCTCGGCAGCACGTCAGGATCTCGAGCAACTCGCGCGCCGCGACCCGCTCACCGGGCTCCTCAACCGACGAGGCTTCTTCGACGCCATGCGCGACCTGCACCCCACCGATGCCTCGTCGCTGTCGATCGCGATCGTCGATGTCGATCGGTTCAAACTCGTCAACGACACCTTCGGCCACGCGACCGGCGACGAGTTGCTCCGACAGGTCGCCGAGCGCCTGCAGCACGCTGCCGGGCCACGTGCAGTCGTCGCTCGCATCGGTGGAGACGAGTTCGCCGCCGCCGTGTTCGACCCGACCGCCCCCGACGAGCTGAGGGCGTCACTCGGCGACGTCGCGTTCGCTGCCCCCGACGGGTCGACGGCGCGGGCGCGCTGTTCGGTGGGTCTCGCCTTGCACTCCCCCGCTGCCAGCATCGACGCGACGCTCGGGCGTGCCGACGCCGACCTGTACCGAGAGAAGTCGCACGCGCCGACGACCAGGTCGGGCGAGCGACTCGACGGCCGCGCTCGAAGCTGA
- a CDS encoding CotH kinase family protein, protein MSRHSERAALQRWAWALAVSAVLGVACSGADDESSESVPSVPATDTGDEALTETELQPEADASPRADEPVDDSSADESTTEEIAAAENDTQESAANEPEADDGPRARWETGDSDYLFDQNLLHTYELTIPDEHLAILDGDPAAEEYVEGSLTFEGETLDAVGIRYKGSIGSFLGCTSGPNPIRPSGEKTCSKLSMKIKINLNEKVEFYGLRRVQLHAMNLDSTLMHDRLGYWMFEQAGVAGPRSTHARLLINGEFAGLFAMTEQIDGRLVRDRFDDGTGNVYKEVWPFDDTGTVQPDDVFVDGLETNEDDDPDADIIRAFAADILDSGAVTDPDAARDVIDRWTDLDAFIAYAVVDRAIAHEDGPFHWYCLDGPCEPHNFYWYEDPTERKLHLIPWDLDNAFDNLVDDVNPITSIADEWGATRSDCQPFAYGPLGLLQRSAGCDPLVAAWSSLADDYERVRRELFTGPLSLDRLLDRLDVWAEQIEPVVVEQQAELDDALTVDNWKAALATLAENLTIALEN, encoded by the coding sequence ATGTCGAGACATTCCGAGCGAGCGGCGTTGCAGCGGTGGGCGTGGGCGCTCGCCGTGTCCGCCGTGCTCGGAGTCGCGTGCAGTGGTGCCGACGACGAGTCGAGCGAGTCGGTCCCCTCGGTGCCGGCAACCGACACCGGTGACGAGGCCCTGACCGAGACCGAGCTGCAACCGGAGGCCGATGCGTCACCTCGGGCAGATGAACCCGTCGACGACAGCTCGGCAGACGAGAGCACGACCGAGGAGATCGCCGCAGCGGAGAACGACACCCAGGAAAGCGCCGCAAACGAACCGGAGGCGGATGACGGACCGCGTGCTCGGTGGGAGACCGGCGACTCCGACTACCTGTTCGACCAGAATCTGCTCCACACGTACGAGCTGACGATCCCCGACGAGCATCTGGCCATCCTCGATGGCGACCCTGCGGCTGAGGAATACGTCGAGGGAAGCCTCACGTTCGAGGGGGAGACCCTCGACGCCGTCGGCATTCGGTACAAGGGCTCGATCGGCAGCTTCCTCGGATGCACCTCGGGGCCGAACCCGATACGACCGTCGGGGGAGAAGACCTGCTCCAAACTCTCGATGAAGATCAAGATCAACTTGAACGAGAAGGTCGAGTTCTACGGGTTGCGACGAGTACAGCTTCACGCCATGAACCTCGACTCGACGTTGATGCACGATCGGCTCGGCTACTGGATGTTCGAGCAGGCGGGCGTGGCCGGACCGCGTTCGACACACGCTCGCCTGCTGATCAACGGCGAGTTCGCCGGGCTGTTCGCGATGACCGAGCAGATCGACGGACGCCTCGTCCGCGACCGGTTCGACGACGGCACCGGCAACGTCTACAAGGAGGTGTGGCCGTTCGACGACACCGGAACCGTGCAGCCCGACGACGTGTTCGTCGACGGGCTCGAGACGAACGAAGACGACGACCCCGACGCCGACATCATCCGTGCATTTGCAGCCGACATCCTCGACAGCGGCGCGGTGACCGACCCCGACGCAGCGCGCGACGTGATCGACCGGTGGACCGATCTCGACGCCTTCATCGCGTACGCGGTCGTCGACCGAGCGATCGCCCACGAAGACGGGCCGTTCCACTGGTACTGCCTCGATGGTCCGTGCGAGCCGCACAACTTCTACTGGTACGAAGACCCGACCGAGCGCAAGCTCCACCTGATCCCGTGGGACCTCGACAACGCCTTCGACAACCTCGTCGACGACGTCAATCCGATCACGTCGATCGCCGACGAGTGGGGTGCGACACGTAGCGACTGCCAACCGTTCGCGTACGGACCACTCGGCCTGCTGCAACGGTCTGCCGGGTGCGACCCCCTGGTGGCAGCCTGGTCGTCGCTGGCGGACGACTACGAGCGCGTTCGACGTGAACTCTTCACCGGCCCGCTGTCGCTCGACCGCCTGCTCGACCGACTCGACGTGTGGGCCGAGCAGATCGAACCGGTGGTCGTCGAGCAGCAGGCCGAACTCGACGACGCCCTCACCGTCGACAACTGGAAGGCCGCGCTCGCCACGCTGGCCGAGAACCTCACGATCGCCTTGGAGAACTGA
- a CDS encoding DUF4956 domain-containing protein, whose translation MTQQALIACDAVAILLLVFGLYFPRYRRKDMVAALLGINVGVLAVATVLAKAEVTAGLGLGLFGVLSIIRLRSQELDQEEIVYYFSALALGLIGGISVQPAWVSPVLMGALVLALFIGDHPRLFSSLRSQVVTLDRAYTSEAELVGRLEELLDCRVHRMKVRRVNLVNDTTVVDVRYSIRGADA comes from the coding sequence ATGACCCAACAAGCCCTCATCGCCTGCGACGCGGTCGCGATCCTGCTCCTCGTCTTCGGGTTGTACTTTCCGCGGTATCGGCGCAAGGACATGGTCGCCGCGCTGCTCGGCATCAACGTCGGCGTGCTGGCCGTGGCCACCGTGCTCGCCAAGGCGGAGGTCACCGCAGGGTTGGGACTCGGCCTGTTCGGCGTGCTCTCGATCATCCGACTTCGCTCTCAAGAACTCGACCAGGAAGAGATCGTCTACTACTTCTCGGCGCTCGCGCTCGGGCTGATCGGCGGCATCTCCGTGCAACCGGCATGGGTCTCTCCGGTGTTGATGGGTGCCCTGGTGCTCGCACTGTTCATCGGCGACCACCCGCGACTGTTCTCGTCGCTCCGCAGCCAGGTCGTCACCCTCGACCGGGCGTACACCAGCGAAGCCGAACTCGTCGGCCGACTTGAGGAACTGCTCGACTGCCGCGTGCATCGCATGAAGGTGCGTCGCGTGAACCTCGTCAACGACACGACCGTGGTCGACGTGCGGTACTCGATTCGAGGTGCCGACGCATGA